The proteins below come from a single Leopardus geoffroyi isolate Oge1 chromosome D3, O.geoffroyi_Oge1_pat1.0, whole genome shotgun sequence genomic window:
- the EWSR1 gene encoding RNA-binding protein EWS isoform X5 yields MASTDYSTYSQAAAQQGYSAYTAQPTQGYAQTTQAYGQQSYGTYGQPTDVSYTQAQTTATYGQTAYATSYGQPPAGYTTPTAPQAYSQPVQGYGSGAYDTTTATVTTTQASYAAQSAYGTQPAYPAYGQQPAATAPARPQDGNKPAETSQPQSSTGGYNQPSLGYGQSNYSYPQVPGSYPMQPVTAPPSYPPTSYSSTQPTSYDQSSYSQQNTYGQPSSYGQQSSYGQQSSYGQQPPTSYPPQTGSYSQAPSQYSQQSSSYGQQSSFRQDHPSSMGVYGQESGGFSGPGENRSMSGPDNRGRGRGGFDRGGMSRGGRGGGRGGMGLQSESLVYTSILKKYPYSVLSRQHNEKWD; encoded by the exons GCATATGGGCAGCAAAGTTATGGAACCTATGGACAGCCCACTGATGTCAGCTATACCCAGGCTCAGACCACTGCGACCTATGGGCAGACTGCCTATGCAACTTCTTATGGACAACCTCCTGCTG GTTATACTACTCCAACTGCCCCCCAGGCGTACAGCCAGCCTGTCCAGGGGTACGGCTCTGGTGCTTATGATACCACCACTGCTACGGTCACTACCACCCAGGCCTCCTATGCAGCCCAGTCTGCATATGGCACTCAGCCTGCTTACCCAGCCTATGGGCAGCAGCCGGCAGCCACTGCACCTGCAAG acCGCAGGATGGTAACAAACCCGCTGAGACTAGTCAACCTCAATCTAGCACAGGGGGTTACAACCAGCCCAGCCTAGGATATGGACAGAGTAACTACAGTTATCCCCAGGTACCTGGGAGCTACCCCATGCAGCCAGTCACGGCACCACCATCTTACCCTCCTACCAG ctattCCTCTACACAGCCGACTAGTTATGATCAGAGCAGTTACTCTCAGCAGAACACCTATGGGCAGCCGAGCAGCTATGGACAGCAGAGTAGCTATGGTCAACAAAGCAGCTATGGGCAGCAGCCGCCCACTAGTTATCCCCCCCAAACTGGATCCTACAGCCAGGCTCCAAGTCAATATAGCCAACAGAGCAGCAGCTACGGGCAGCAGA GTTCATTCCGACAGGACCACCCCAGTAGCATGGGTGTTTATGGGCAGGAGTCTGGAGGATTTTCCGGACCAGGAGAGAACCGGAGCATGAGTGGCCCTGATAAccggggcaggggaagagggggatTTGATCGTGGAGGCATGAGCAGAGGTGGGCGGGGAGGAGGACGCGGTGGAATGGG GTTACAAAGTGAGAGCCTTGTATACACTTCAATACTTAAAAAGTACCCGTACTCAGTACTCAGCCGGCAGCATAATGAAAAGTGGGACTAG